The Setaria italica strain Yugu1 chromosome IX, Setaria_italica_v2.0, whole genome shotgun sequence genome has a window encoding:
- the LOC101782291 gene encoding 5-epiaristolochene 1,3-dihydroxylase has protein sequence MDDTTYNAILVALLAVSILLFLRRGGSRRRPPGPRTLPVIGSVHHVVNTLVHRRLRDLAAVHGPIMTLMIGPTMPLVVVTSRELAREVLKVQDPNFANRPRLLVGGICGYGWADIIFAPTSDYWRRIRKLCIHEVLSPKRILSFQHIREEEVRRQVEAIRAAAAAGAPVNVTRMVYDISSRTISRSSFGEVRPDMPVFQDAIKRVIGLSSGFNVPDLFPRFREVLGEVSGMKRKLREIHRTFDRILVDIIEKRRGERAARIAAGKEVVDEDVVDVMLTLQQSGDNSWGFPVTDNTIKAVVLDMFAGGTGTSGSSTEWAMSEIARNPRVMRKLQEEIRSTFRGKETITETDLRNSDLKYLKLVMKEAIRLHPAAPLLVPRESIGAAELGGYVVPGGSRIVVNAWAISRDPRYWRDPEEFRPERFAEDGAPDFQGLHFEFTPFGAGRRMCPGYNYGLAGMQLALLQLMYHFDWRLPPGVDELDMEEAMGLGVRRKNPLMLCATPYVPAAPAVSAG, from the exons ATGGACGACACCACGTACAACGCCATCCTGGTGGCTCTCCTGGCCGTGTCCATCCTCCTGTTCCTCCGCCGTGGTGGCTCCCGGCGTCGCCCGCCGGGGCCGCGCACGCTGCCGGTGATCGGGAGCGTGCACCACGTGGTGAACACGCTGGTGCACCGCCGCCTGCGCGACCTGGCGGCCGTGCACGGGCCCATCATGACGCTCATGATCGGCCCGACGATGCCGCTGGTGGTGGTGACCTCGCGGGAGCTCGCCCGCGAGGTGCTCAAGGTGCAGGACCCCAACTTCGCCAACCGGCCCCGGCTCCTCGTCGGCGGCATCTGCGGCTACGGCTGGGCCGACATCATCTTCGCCCCCACCAGCGACTACTGGCGCCGGATCCGCAAGCTCTGCATCCACGAGGTGCTCAGCCCGAAGCGGATCCTCTCCTTCCAGCACATCCgcgaggaggaggtgcggcggcaggtggaggccatccgggccgcggcggccgccggcgcgccggtGAACGTGACGAGGATGGTCTACGACATCAGCAGCCGGACCATCTCGAGGTCGTCGTTCGGGGAGGTGAGGCCCGACATGCCCGTGTTCCAGGACGCCATCAAGCGCGTCATCGGGCTGTCCAGCGGCTTCAACGTGCCGGACCTGTTCCCCAGGTTCAGGGAGGTGCTCGGCGAGGTCAGCGGGATGAAGCGAAAGCTCCGGGAGATACACCGGACGTTCGACCGCATACTCGTCGACATCATCGAGAAGAGGCGGGGGGAGCGCGCCGCGAGGATCGCCGCCGGGAAGGAGGTCGTCGACGAGGACGTCGTCGACGTCATGCTCACGCTGCAGCAGAGCGGCGACAACTCCTGGGGGTTCCCGGTCACGGACAACACCATCAAAGCTGTCGTCTTG GATATGTTCGCCGGCGGCACGGGGACGTCCGGCTCGTCGACGGAGTGGGCCATGTCGGAGATCGCGCGGAACCCGCGCGTGATGAGGAAGCTGCAGGAGGAGATCCGGAGCACGTTCCGCGGGAAGGAGACGATCACCGAGACGGACCTCCGCAACAGCGACCTCAAGTACCTGAAGctggtgatgaaggaggcgatCCGGCTGcacccggcggcgccgctgctggtgcCGCGGGAGAGCATcggcgcggcggagctcggcggGTACGTGGTGCCGGGCGGGTCGCGGATCGTGGTCAACGCGTGGGCCATCTCGCGGGATCCGCGGTACTGGAGGGACCCCGAGGAGTTCCGGCCGGAGCGGTTCGCCGAGGACGGCGCGCCCGACTTCCAAGGCCTCCACTTCGAGTTCACGCCGTTCGGGGCCGGCCGTCGGATGTGCCCGGGGTACAACTACGGGCTCGCCGGCATGCAGCTGGCGCTGCTGCAGCTCATGTACCACTTCGACTGGAGGCTGCCCCCCGGCGTGGACGAGCTCGACATGGAGGAGGCCATGGGGCTCGGCGTGAGAAGGAAGAACCCCCTCATGCTCTGCGCCACTCCCTACGTCCCCGCTGCTCCGGCAGTGTCCGCCGGCTAA
- the LOC101781490 gene encoding uncharacterized protein LOC101781490, whose translation MATHPASPTAGAGDDRSPSGPPPVHLSAAQAMAAIQPTSPWFFFSSLAAASAAASSPHRRIGITVDLSDESAFAVKWAVQNYLRPRDAVVLLHVRPTSVLYGADWGSIPVSVDDEPDAGIAEGAARAAATFGEEETELIRSGAGHQMRMAHSIRQRQRWRGRSGRGAQRAHLG comes from the exons ATGGCGACCCACCCGGCCTCCCCgactgccggcgccggcgacgacaggTCGCCGtccgggccgccgccggtgcaccTGTCTGCAGCGCAGGCGATGGCGGCGATCCAGCCCACCTCACCGTGGTTCTTCTTCTCCTCGctggccgcggcctccgccgcggcgtctTCCCCGCACCGCCGCATCGGCATCACGGTGGACCTCTCGGACGAGTCCGCCTTCGCCGTCAAGTGGGCCGTCCAGAACTACCTCCGCCCCAGGGATGCCGTCGTGCTGCTCCACGTCCGCCCCACCTCCGTGCTCTACGGCGCCGACTGGGGCTCCATCCCGGTCTCCGTCGACGACGAGCCCGACGCCGGCATCGCcgagggcgcggcgcgcgccgcggccaccTTCGGGGAGGAGGAGACCGAGCTCATTCGATCCGGGGCCGGGCACCAGATGAGGATGGCACATTCgatccggcagcggcagcggtggcggggccggtcgGGGCGCGgggcgcagcgggcg CATTTGGGTTGA
- the LOC101766073 gene encoding uncharacterized protein LOC101766073 translates to MAAASLLEATRLLSSPLPRPRPPLLPPHRGLRLLLGPARLPALRAHHRLPPPAAAEEDEPARPQPQPLLALDALRRSVLDSLAALKRPALALLLAGALLAAAPAVVGPHAAALAASGGRVGGSAFSSRSSSPPSYGYSAPVPRGGYTSAPFYSPSPFVSVGPAVGIGFGGSGFLMALMGFAAFLYLAGFLSDSPGNGSVLTETQKTTVLKLQVGLLGMARSFQKELDQIAEKADTSTPAGLSYVLTETTLALLRHPDCCISAYSSVDVKRSMDDGEKRFNQLSIEERGKFDEETLVNVNSIKRNKAGSQRSSGFSNEYIVITILVAAEGVYKLPVINSSNDLKTALQNLGGIPSSKILAVEVLWTPQNENDTLSERELLEDYPLLRPL, encoded by the exons atggccgccgcctccctcctcgaGGCCACGCGCCTCCTCTCGTCCcctctcccgcgcccgcgcccgccccttCTCCCGCCccaccgcggcctccgcctcctcctcgggcCCGCGCGCCTCCCCGCCCTCCGcgcccaccaccgcctcccgcctcccgccgccgcggaggaggacgaaCCAGCGAGGCCCCAGCCCCAGCCGCTCCTCGCCCTCGACGCGCTCAGGAGGTCCGTGCTCGACTCCCTCGCGGCGCTCAAGCGGCCCGCGCTCGCGCTCCTGCTGGCCGGCGCGCtgctcgccgcggcgccggcggtggtcgggccgcacgccgcggcgctggcggcaTCGGGCGGGCGCGTCGGCGGGTCCGCCTTCTCCTCGCGCTCATCCTCGCCGCCCTCCTACGGGTACAGCGCGCCGGTGCCCAGGGGCGGGTACACCTCCGCGCCCTTCTACTCGCCCTCGCCCTTCGTTTCCGTCGGCCCGGCCGTCGGCATCGGCTTCGGGGGCTCCGGGTTCCTCATGGCCCTCATGGGCTTCGCCGCGTTCCTCTACCTCGCCGGGTTCCTGTCGGATTCGCCCGGCAACGGGAGCGTGCTCACCGAGACGCAGAAGACCACCGTCCTCAAGCTACAG GTTGGCTTGCTGGGTATGGCCCGATCATTTCAGAAGGAGCTTGATCAAATAGCTGAGAAAGCAGATACATCCACCCCGGCTGGGTTGAGCTATGTGTTGACAG AGACAACATTGGCATTGCTTCGGCATCCAGATTGCTGTATCTCAGCTTACTCATCA GTGGATGTGAAACGAAGTATGGACGATGGGGAGAAACGTTTCAATCAACTATCAATTGAGGAGAGGGGCAAGTTTGATGAAGAGACGCTTGTGAACGTGAACAGCATCAAGAGGAATAAAGCAGGCAGCCAAAGATCAAGTGGCTTCAGCAATGAGTACATTGTG ATAACCATACTGGTTGCTGCCGAGGGAGTATATAAGCTACCTGTTATAAATAGCAGCAATGACTTGAAGACAGCTCTGCAAAATCTTGGTGGCATACCATCAAGCAAAATACTG GCAGTCGAGGTCCTATGGACTCCACAAAATGAGAACGACACATTGTCAGAACGAGAGCTCCTTGAAGATTACCCGCTTTTGAGGCCTCTGTAG
- the LOC101765657 gene encoding non-specific lipid transfer protein GPI-anchored 2 codes for MVARVMPFWLLAAVLVAAASAQSSGSGGSDCTSALVSLSPCMDYISGNGSSSPSASCCSQLKSVVQSKPQCLCAAIGGGASSSLGGVTIDRERALGLPAACNVQTPPTSQCNAGSSGGEGSKATPSLPSGAAALRGPAGLVLGLAVAAVYAVSAAA; via the exons ATGGTTGCCAGGGTGATGCCGTTCTGGCTCCTGGCCGCGGTGCTggtcgcggcggcgtcggcgcagtcctccggctccggcggcagcgactGCACGTCGGCGCTGGTGAGCCTGTCCCCGTGCATGGACTACATCAGCGGGAACGGCTCGTCGTCGCCCAGCGCGTCGTGCTGCTCGCAGCTCAAGTCCGTGGTGCAGTCCAAGCCGCAGTGCCTCTGCGCcgcgatcggcggcggcgcctcgtcCTCCCTCGGCGGCGTCACCATCGACCGGGAGCGCGCGCtcggcctccccgccgcctgcaACGTCCAGACCCCGCCCACCAGCCAGTGCAACGCCG GTTCGTCGGGCGGCGAAGGATCGAAGGCGACGCCGTCCCTGCCAtccggcgccgcggcgctccGGGGGCCGGCGGGTCTGGTGCTCGGGCTCGCCGTGGCTGCGGTCTACGCCGTGTCAGCTGCGGCGTGA
- the LOC101764852 gene encoding non-specific lipid-transfer protein-like protein At2g13820, which produces MAARGRARAAPLWLLAAAASLLVVAAAATGRPGASGCTSALVSLSPCVDYMSGIGSEATALGRCCSQLRSVARSRPRCLCAALRVDRTRTLSLPSACSIQTWGRRCSVQQ; this is translated from the coding sequence ATGGCTGCTCGTGGGAGGGCAAGGGCGGCGCCCCTCTGGCTCCTGGCCGCCGCAGCCTCGCTGCtcgtcgtggcggcggcggctaccgGGCGCCCCGGCGCCAGCGGGTGCACGTCGGCGCTGGTGAGCCTGTCGCCGTGCGTGGACTACATGAGCGGCATCGGCAGCGAGGCGACGGCGCTTGGCCGGTGCTGCTCGCAGCTCAGGTCCGTAGCGCGGTCGAGGCCGCGGTGTCTCTGCGCCGCGCTCCGCGTCGACCGGACGCGCACGCTCAGCCTCCCCTCAGCGTGCAGCATCCAGACATGGGGCCGGCGCTGCAGCGTTCAGCAGTGA
- the LOC101765248 gene encoding proteasome subunit beta type-2, with amino-acid sequence MECVLGLVGRDFAVVAADTSAVQSILVHKTDEDKVMVLDSHKLMGASGEPGDRVQFTEYIQKNLHLYQFRNTIPLSTAATANFTRGELATALRKNPYMVNVILGGYDKDVGASLYYIDYIATLHKIDKGAFGYGSYFCLSLMDKLYHPDMTLEEAVDLVDKCIKEIRLRLVVAPQNFVIKVVDKDGARELARRELVGDSASAEAAAATTVAA; translated from the exons ATGGAGTGCGTCTTGGGCTTGGTCGGCCGCGACttcgcggtggtggcggcggacacCTCCGCCGTGCAGAGCATCCTCGTCCACAAGACGGACGAGGACAAGGTGATGGTCCTCGATTCGCACAAGCTGATGGGCGCTTCGGGGGAGCCTGGCGACCG GGTGCAATTCACGGAGTACATACAGAAGAACCTCCACCTGTACCAGTTCCGCAACACCATCCCGctatccaccgccgccaccgccaactTCACCCGCGGCGAGCTTGCCACAGCCCTGCGGAAG AATCCATACATGGTCAACGTTATACTCGGTGGTTATGATAAGGATGTTGGTGCTTCCCTGTACTACATCGACTACATTGCAACCCTACACAAGATTGACAAAGGTGCCTTTGGGTACGGCTCCTATTTCTGCTTGTCGCTGATGGACAAGCTGTACCACCCGGACATGACTCTTGAGGAGGCAGTGGATCTTGTTGACAAGTGCATTAAGGAGATCCGCCTGCGGCTGGTCGTTGCTCCCCAGAACTTCGTGATCAAGGTTGTGGACAAGGATGGGGCGAGGGAGCTCGCGAGGCGTGAGCTCGTAGGCGACAGTGCATCAGCGGAAGCTGCAGCAGCAACCACAGTGGCCGCCTGA